A window from Vulcanimicrobium alpinum encodes these proteins:
- the glpX gene encoding class II fructose-bisphosphatase, whose amino-acid sequence METHALEYAFVRGTEAAAIAAGRLVGLGDKNAVDGAAVEAMRTALASADLSGVVVIGEGEKDEAPMLYHGEEVGNGKGPSLDIAVDPIDGTTLASKGGPGAIAVIAAAPRGALFRTRVPYMEKLVTGPAGRGVVSIDVPLEENLRALARAKGREVADLTVALLERPRNEDLMRAVRAVGARVRVFGDGDVANAVYAVLEDRARVDMLAGIGGAPEGVIAACATRALGGEMQGRLWARDERDEEIARGEGLRIGRTLTLDDLCASELAIFTATGVTDGEFLDGVRYRRGSAFTQSIIISSYSHVIRTIDARHDLRPRNATGVPGASSAPRHH is encoded by the coding sequence ATGGAGACCCATGCGCTCGAATATGCGTTCGTTCGCGGTACTGAAGCCGCTGCGATCGCGGCCGGCCGGCTCGTCGGCCTCGGCGACAAGAACGCCGTCGACGGTGCGGCGGTCGAAGCGATGCGCACGGCGCTCGCGAGCGCGGATCTTTCCGGCGTCGTCGTCATCGGCGAGGGCGAGAAAGACGAAGCCCCGATGCTCTATCACGGCGAGGAGGTCGGGAACGGCAAAGGTCCGTCGCTCGACATCGCCGTCGATCCGATCGACGGGACGACGCTGGCATCGAAAGGCGGCCCCGGCGCGATCGCGGTGATCGCCGCCGCGCCGCGCGGCGCGCTCTTCCGCACCCGCGTCCCGTACATGGAGAAGCTGGTCACCGGCCCGGCGGGCCGCGGCGTCGTCTCGATCGACGTCCCGCTCGAAGAGAACTTGCGCGCGCTCGCGCGGGCAAAGGGACGCGAAGTCGCCGACCTCACCGTCGCGCTGCTGGAGCGGCCGCGCAACGAAGACCTGATGCGCGCGGTGCGCGCCGTCGGCGCGCGCGTGCGCGTGTTCGGCGACGGCGACGTCGCGAACGCCGTGTACGCGGTGCTCGAAGATCGCGCCCGCGTCGACATGCTGGCGGGGATCGGCGGCGCGCCAGAAGGCGTCATCGCGGCGTGCGCGACGCGTGCGCTGGGCGGCGAGATGCAAGGCCGGCTGTGGGCGCGCGACGAGCGCGACGAAGAGATCGCGCGCGGCGAAGGGCTGCGCATCGGGCGCACGCTGACGCTCGACGATCTCTGCGCGAGCGAGCTGGCGATCTTCACCGCCACCGGCGTCACCGACGGCGAGTTCCTCGACGGCGTACGCTATCGTCGCGGTTCGGCGTTCACGCAGTCGATCATCATCTCATCGTACTCGCACGTGATTCGGACGATCGATGCGCGGCACGACCTGCGGCCGCGCAACGCAACCGGCGTGCCCGGTGCGAGCAGCGCACCGCGGCACCACTGA
- a CDS encoding polyhydroxyalkanoate depolymerase, whose amino-acid sequence MNYELYDAAYLAMAPARWSAATAKFFFGNPFSPFSYTLPARMISASADVFSGVAERRGKPAWNVPETIATIDSRPFGDLIRFERPRTREVPRVLLVAPLSGHYATLLRGTVESLIDEHDVYITDWTDARDVPVSAGSFDLDDYIGYLMDWIRLLGPDVHVIGVCQPVPAVLSAVALMAQDDDPAQPRSMVLMGGPLDVDASPTAPTKLAANRTLEWFDRELTARVPSWYRGAGRRVYPGFLQLGAFVAMHPDRHIEAHLKIFNALVRGDDEDAAKRRAFYDEYLSVMDIPAEFYLQTVDVVFKRAALMSGTMTWRGRPVDPAAIARTALMTVEGELDDISGPGQTFAAHGLTTSILAEDREHLLQPGVGHYGVFNGRRYRESIYPRIAEFIAAHV is encoded by the coding sequence ATCAACTACGAACTGTACGACGCGGCCTATCTCGCGATGGCTCCCGCCCGCTGGTCCGCGGCAACGGCAAAATTCTTCTTCGGCAATCCCTTCTCTCCGTTCTCCTATACGCTGCCTGCCCGGATGATCTCGGCGTCGGCCGACGTCTTCTCAGGCGTCGCCGAGCGCCGCGGCAAACCGGCGTGGAACGTCCCGGAGACGATCGCGACGATCGATTCCCGGCCGTTTGGCGATTTGATCCGCTTCGAGCGCCCACGAACCCGCGAGGTGCCGCGCGTGCTGCTGGTCGCGCCGCTCTCGGGTCACTACGCGACGCTGCTGCGCGGGACCGTCGAGAGCCTGATCGACGAACACGACGTGTACATCACCGATTGGACCGATGCGCGCGACGTCCCGGTCTCGGCCGGTTCGTTCGATCTCGACGACTACATCGGCTATCTGATGGATTGGATTCGTCTCCTCGGTCCGGACGTTCACGTGATCGGCGTGTGTCAGCCGGTGCCGGCGGTGCTCAGCGCCGTCGCGCTGATGGCGCAGGACGACGATCCCGCACAGCCGCGCTCGATGGTGCTGATGGGCGGCCCGCTCGACGTCGACGCATCGCCGACCGCGCCGACGAAGCTCGCCGCGAACCGCACGCTGGAATGGTTCGATCGCGAGCTCACCGCGCGCGTGCCGTCTTGGTATCGCGGCGCCGGACGCCGCGTCTATCCGGGCTTCCTGCAGCTCGGCGCGTTCGTCGCGATGCACCCCGACCGGCACATCGAAGCGCATCTCAAGATCTTCAACGCGCTCGTGCGCGGCGACGATGAGGATGCGGCGAAACGGCGTGCGTTCTACGACGAATATCTCTCGGTGATGGATATCCCGGCCGAGTTCTACCTGCAGACGGTCGACGTCGTGTTCAAGCGCGCGGCGCTGATGAGCGGGACGATGACGTGGCGCGGACGTCCCGTCGATCCGGCCGCGATCGCACGTACCGCGCTGATGACGGTCGAGGGCGAACTCGACGACATCAGCGGACCCGGACAGACCTTCGCGGCGCACGGGTTGACGACGTCGATCCTCGCCGAGGATCGCGAGCATCTGCTGCAGCCCGGGGTCGGCCACTACGGCGTCTTCAACGGGCGCCGTTATCGCGAGTCGATCTATCCGCGCATCGCGGAGTTCATCGCCGCGCACGTCTAG
- a CDS encoding beta-ketoacyl-ACP reductase, giving the protein MFDGQVALVTGGTRGIGAAITEMLAKSGVKVAAGYSRGKGAAEHLQQRLEKEGAAVSIHQGRVDAPDDCERVFGEVIEKFGRVDYLVNNAGITLDKTVRNMTVDDWQNVLNVNLFGAFCMTKAVLEHMIERGSGRIVNISSVIGETGNVGQANYAASKAGLFGFSKSLALEMARRGITVNTVAPGFIATEMVAQMPQAALDSVVEKIPQRRLGKPEEVARVVRFLLEDESSYITGAVYTINGGLDM; this is encoded by the coding sequence ATGTTTGACGGTCAGGTCGCACTGGTCACCGGGGGCACGCGCGGCATCGGCGCCGCGATCACCGAGATGCTGGCGAAGAGCGGCGTGAAGGTCGCCGCCGGCTACAGCCGCGGCAAAGGCGCGGCGGAGCACCTGCAGCAGCGGCTCGAAAAAGAAGGCGCCGCGGTCTCGATCCATCAGGGTCGCGTCGACGCGCCGGACGACTGCGAGCGCGTCTTCGGCGAGGTGATCGAGAAGTTCGGCCGCGTCGACTATCTGGTCAACAACGCCGGGATCACGCTGGACAAGACGGTCCGCAATATGACCGTCGACGATTGGCAGAACGTCCTCAACGTCAACCTGTTCGGCGCGTTCTGCATGACCAAAGCGGTGCTCGAGCACATGATCGAGCGCGGCTCCGGACGCATCGTGAACATCAGCTCGGTGATCGGCGAGACCGGGAACGTCGGGCAGGCCAACTACGCCGCCTCGAAAGCGGGGCTGTTCGGCTTCAGCAAGAGCCTCGCGCTCGAGATGGCGCGCCGCGGGATCACCGTCAACACGGTCGCGCCGGGCTTCATCGCTACGGAGATGGTCGCGCAGATGCCGCAGGCCGCGCTCGACTCGGTCGTCGAAAAGATCCCCCAGCGCCGCTTGGGCAAGCCGGAAGAGGTCGCGCGCGTCGTGCGCTTCCTGCTCGAAGACGAATCCAGTTACATCACGGGCGCCGTCTACACGATCAACGGGGGCCTCGACATGTGA
- a CDS encoding helix-turn-helix domain-containing protein, which produces MNDENERVWRGVGEFIRAQRELANLSLRQLADIAKISNPYLSQIERGIHKPSADVLKNLASALKISAETMYTQAGLLDGSPTERAQFEGVEQAIRLDAQLSADQKDTLIRIYRGFLERLPAS; this is translated from the coding sequence ATGAACGACGAGAACGAACGAGTCTGGCGCGGCGTCGGCGAGTTCATTCGCGCCCAACGGGAGCTCGCGAACTTGTCGCTGCGCCAGCTCGCCGACATCGCGAAGATCTCGAACCCCTACCTGAGTCAGATCGAGCGCGGGATCCACAAGCCTTCGGCCGACGTGCTCAAGAACTTGGCGTCCGCGCTGAAGATCTCGGCCGAGACGATGTACACGCAAGCCGGTCTCCTGGACGGCAGCCCGACGGAGCGCGCGCAGTTCGAGGGCGTCGAGCAGGCGATCCGGCTGGACGCCCAGCTCAGCGCAGACCAGAAGGACACGCTGATCCGGATCTATCGCGGCTTCCTGGAGCGGCTGCCGGCCTCATGA
- a CDS encoding amidase produces MLDTGTSLLSAVDLARRIAAKECSAVEVMQSHLERIAQMNPQLNAIVTVDAEGALAAAYAADARQARGEPLGPLHGLPVAHKDTFLTRGMRTTFGSPIYRDFIPDVDSLVVARQRDAGAIAVGKTNVPEFAAGSQTFNTVFGATRNPFDTSKTCGGSSGGAAVALACGMVALADGSDLGGSLRNPANFCNVVGLRPSVGRVPQWPADDPWNTLSVAGPMGRSVADAALLLSVVAGPDARAPLAIAEDGAIFRAPLERDVRGTRVAWSADLGGLPVEPAVRAVLASRRHVFDDMGCIVDEATPDFSGADDAFRVQRGIAFAQAHAELIAQRRADFKDAIVWNTEYGLALTGADVARAQALRGALFARMHDFMERYEILVAPVNQVTPFDVDTSYPTQIDGVAMETYMDWMRSCYLITVTGHPAISVPCGFTPDGLPVGIQLIGRHRGERALLEFAHAFEQANAPSP; encoded by the coding sequence ATGCTCGACACCGGAACGTCCCTGCTCTCCGCCGTCGACCTGGCGCGCCGCATCGCGGCCAAGGAGTGCTCCGCCGTCGAGGTGATGCAGTCGCATCTCGAGCGCATCGCGCAGATGAACCCGCAGCTCAACGCGATCGTCACGGTCGACGCTGAGGGCGCGCTCGCCGCAGCGTACGCAGCGGACGCGCGCCAGGCCCGCGGCGAACCGCTCGGGCCGCTGCACGGTCTTCCCGTCGCGCACAAGGACACGTTTCTCACTCGCGGGATGCGCACGACCTTCGGCTCGCCGATCTACCGCGACTTCATCCCCGACGTCGACAGCCTCGTCGTTGCGCGCCAGCGCGACGCGGGCGCGATCGCGGTCGGCAAAACGAACGTGCCCGAATTCGCCGCCGGCTCGCAGACGTTCAACACCGTCTTCGGCGCGACGCGCAATCCGTTCGACACCTCCAAGACCTGCGGCGGAAGCAGCGGCGGCGCGGCGGTCGCGCTGGCGTGCGGGATGGTCGCGCTCGCCGACGGCAGCGATCTCGGCGGTTCGCTGCGCAACCCCGCCAACTTCTGCAACGTCGTCGGGCTGCGCCCCTCGGTCGGGCGGGTGCCGCAATGGCCCGCCGACGATCCGTGGAACACGCTCTCGGTCGCCGGCCCGATGGGACGGAGCGTCGCCGACGCGGCGCTGCTGCTGAGCGTGGTCGCCGGCCCCGACGCACGCGCGCCCCTCGCGATCGCGGAAGACGGCGCGATCTTTCGCGCACCGCTGGAACGCGACGTGCGCGGCACGCGCGTCGCGTGGAGCGCGGACCTCGGCGGCCTGCCGGTCGAACCGGCGGTGCGCGCGGTCCTCGCGTCGCGGCGGCACGTCTTCGATGATATGGGCTGCATCGTCGATGAGGCCACGCCCGATTTCAGCGGCGCCGACGATGCGTTCCGCGTCCAGCGCGGGATCGCGTTCGCGCAGGCGCACGCCGAACTCATCGCGCAGCGCCGCGCCGATTTCAAGGACGCGATCGTCTGGAACACCGAGTACGGACTTGCGCTCACCGGCGCGGACGTCGCCCGCGCGCAGGCGCTGCGCGGCGCGCTGTTCGCACGCATGCACGACTTCATGGAACGCTACGAGATTCTCGTCGCACCGGTGAATCAAGTGACGCCCTTCGACGTCGACACATCGTACCCGACCCAGATCGACGGCGTCGCGATGGAGACGTACATGGATTGGATGCGCTCGTGCTATCTCATCACGGTCACGGGCCATCCGGCGATCTCCGTCCCGTGCGGCTTTACCCCCGACGGCCTACCGGTCGGCATCCAGCTCATCGGCCGGCACCGCGGCGAACGCGCACTCCTCGAATTCGCCCACGCCTTCGAACAAGCCAACGCCCCGTCACCCTGA